A genomic region of Rickettsiales bacterium contains the following coding sequences:
- a CDS encoding polysaccharide biosynthesis tyrosine autokinase, whose product MYSNSSSTHTMDSIPSLQDILWMLWRRRFLMLKIMLTTLILGVSVVFLLPSSYKATAIVILSDHSLNLADFQDVTEGTKFDETTVQTEVDILNSLAVAKQTVQATALDKAPDYASLKSMDDVLDKFVSHLTVKNAGTSRAVEVSFKSHDPELSAKVANAHAAAYFNEQVTLKKERLAKVSQWFEARIKDAQADVQQKSKAVEDYRAAQNLVVGKNEEQLIYQEISNVAEQLLVAEGDQYAANSKITAIDSAKKEAHPNALPGIINSNLIQNLKAQASTTSQELGALRSKYGPNHPKVIEAESELKQINHAIASEENLIKRSAYTDNTEATAQVKMLRERLQVLNQQENDLRGKQIALSGLQAQEEASEKLLNNLLKNYASIQSQETLARPDAYLASPAVPPDSPTPPKSLLLAIVAVFSVSLALFTVFFMEIMRGGIRNFEDIRRLAQKPIGIIPQIAEPLAAMLSRENTIYKEAIKRIYMSGIMNSAARAILVTSALPKEGRSTFTVSMAYYLMSLGHKVLVIDADFMFPTISKMTGDANGLGFTDALIDNELVSKAIVTDRNGFCVMRAGGQALHAPDALRSTNLRTLLDKLKQNYNYILIDSCPLLANSEANSIAEQADGIMVVTEWIKTPRQSINNMLAILQGITTPVLGVAINKVDIGKYKTITVGSDFLLPKLISAA is encoded by the coding sequence ATGTACAGCAATTCCTCTTCTACCCATACGATGGATTCGATTCCCAGTTTGCAGGATATCCTGTGGATGTTGTGGCGCCGCCGCTTTCTGATGCTCAAGATTATGCTGACGACTTTGATACTCGGAGTATCAGTTGTCTTCCTTCTTCCCAGTTCTTATAAAGCTACCGCCATCGTCATCCTCAGCGACCACTCGCTGAACCTTGCCGACTTCCAGGATGTGACGGAAGGTACCAAATTTGACGAGACCACCGTACAGACCGAAGTGGATATTCTCAACTCTCTCGCAGTAGCAAAGCAGACGGTTCAGGCAACGGCGCTCGATAAGGCCCCGGATTATGCGTCTCTTAAGAGCATGGACGATGTTCTTGATAAGTTTGTCAGCCACCTGACCGTTAAGAATGCAGGAACCTCGCGTGCGGTTGAAGTGTCCTTCAAATCACATGACCCGGAACTTTCTGCTAAAGTTGCCAATGCTCATGCCGCTGCATATTTTAATGAACAGGTGACTCTGAAAAAAGAACGTCTGGCGAAAGTGAGCCAATGGTTCGAAGCGAGAATCAAGGATGCGCAGGCTGACGTTCAGCAGAAATCCAAGGCGGTGGAAGATTATCGCGCCGCGCAGAATCTGGTGGTCGGTAAGAATGAAGAGCAGCTGATATACCAGGAAATCTCTAACGTTGCTGAGCAGTTACTGGTAGCGGAAGGTGATCAGTACGCTGCTAATTCGAAAATCACGGCTATCGACAGCGCCAAGAAAGAAGCCCATCCAAATGCTTTGCCGGGAATTATCAATTCTAACCTGATTCAGAACCTTAAGGCACAGGCCAGCACCACGTCGCAAGAGCTGGGCGCATTGCGTTCCAAATACGGTCCCAATCATCCTAAGGTTATAGAAGCTGAGAGCGAGTTGAAACAGATCAACCACGCTATTGCCAGCGAAGAAAACCTGATCAAGAGATCTGCTTACACGGATAATACCGAAGCGACGGCTCAGGTGAAAATGCTGAGAGAGCGCCTGCAGGTTCTGAACCAGCAGGAAAATGACCTGCGCGGTAAGCAGATTGCGCTCAGTGGTCTTCAGGCGCAGGAAGAAGCCAGCGAAAAGCTGCTGAACAATCTGCTGAAAAACTATGCAAGCATACAGTCGCAGGAAACGCTGGCCCGTCCGGACGCTTACCTTGCTTCTCCGGCTGTTCCGCCGGATAGCCCGACACCGCCCAAGAGCCTGCTGCTTGCTATCGTCGCTGTGTTCTCGGTGAGCCTGGCTCTGTTTACCGTATTCTTTATGGAAATCATGCGCGGCGGTATCCGCAATTTCGAAGATATACGCAGGCTTGCACAGAAACCGATCGGCATTATTCCGCAGATTGCGGAACCTCTGGCAGCGATGCTCAGCCGCGAAAATACCATCTACAAGGAAGCTATCAAGCGTATCTATATGTCCGGTATCATGAACAGTGCAGCCCGCGCGATTCTGGTAACTTCCGCGCTTCCGAAGGAGGGCCGCAGCACCTTTACCGTTTCCATGGCCTACTATCTGATGTCGCTTGGACATAAGGTGCTGGTGATCGATGCCGACTTCATGTTCCCGACCATCAGCAAGATGACCGGGGATGCTAACGGGCTTGGCTTTACCGATGCGCTGATCGACAACGAGTTAGTGTCCAAGGCTATTGTGACGGACAGGAACGGATTCTGCGTCATGCGTGCAGGCGGCCAGGCGCTGCATGCGCCGGATGCGCTGAGGTCCACGAACCTGCGGACGTTGCTGGACAAGCTGAAGCAGAACTATAATTACATTCTTATCGATTCCTGCCCGCTGCTGGCTAACTCGGAAGCTAACTCCATCGCTGAACAGGCAGATGGCATCATGGTGGTTACCGAGTGGATCAAGACCCCGCGCCAAAGCATTAACAATATGCTTGCGATCCTGCAGGGGATTACGACTCCTGTGCTGGGCGTGGCGATCAATAAAGTGGATATCGGCAAGTATAAAACCATCACGGTTGGGTCTGACTTCCTGCTACCTAAATTAATCAGCGCGGCTTAG
- a CDS encoding WecB/TagA/CpsF family glycosyltransferase, whose translation MIDAATYLENPTHRITFMSTPMDAITMEETIAIAERAMVTRKRLQHVVVNVAKLVNMQTNKALYEDVCASDLINIDGMGVVWGARLCGHKVPERVSGVDIMENLLKLCEAKGFRPYFFGAKQEVLEQAVANIKQQYPKLQIAGYRNGYFTPQEEESIIRDIAASNADCLFIAITSPTKERLLAQYKDIINVPFLMGVGGSIDVKAGFVKRAPVWMQRIGLEWFYRLAQEPKRMFRRYWNTNVSYAFMLFKEWQKA comes from the coding sequence ATGATCGACGCAGCAACTTATCTCGAAAACCCCACACACCGCATCACATTCATGAGCACTCCCATGGACGCGATCACCATGGAAGAAACCATCGCCATTGCAGAACGCGCCATGGTAACGCGCAAGCGTCTTCAGCATGTTGTGGTGAACGTAGCCAAACTTGTGAACATGCAGACAAATAAAGCACTATATGAAGATGTCTGCGCGAGCGACCTGATTAATATTGACGGTATGGGAGTCGTCTGGGGAGCGAGGCTGTGCGGACATAAGGTGCCCGAACGCGTCAGCGGTGTCGACATCATGGAAAACCTGCTAAAACTCTGCGAAGCAAAAGGCTTCCGCCCGTATTTCTTCGGCGCAAAACAGGAAGTTCTGGAACAGGCCGTCGCCAATATCAAACAGCAATACCCGAAGCTGCAGATTGCGGGCTATCGCAACGGCTATTTCACGCCGCAGGAAGAAGAATCGATCATCCGTGATATTGCCGCCTCCAATGCGGACTGCCTCTTCATCGCCATCACCAGCCCGACGAAAGAACGCCTTCTGGCCCAGTATAAGGACATTATCAATGTTCCGTTCCTGATGGGCGTAGGCGGCTCCATTGACGTGAAGGCTGGCTTTGTAAAGCGCGCACCGGTATGGATGCAGCGCATCGGCCTGGAATGGTTCTACCGCCTGGCGCAGGAGCCGAAACGTATGTTCCGCCGTTACTGGAACACCAATGTCAGCTACGCTTTCATGCTATTCAAAGAATGGCAGAAAGCATAA
- the wecB gene encoding UDP-N-acetylglucosamine 2-epimerase (non-hydrolyzing) yields MVVVGTRPEAIKLAPVIRAMKASPLLEVVVCATGQHTDMLFPILDWFNIKRDFTLDVMRHQQPLSHLAGKLLSGLFDVIEEVHPDTVMVQGDTTSAFIGGLAAFYSYDHFWKNQLRNTPLHIAHVEAGLRTGDNYSPYPEEINRKLIGHMCDWSFAPTDESAAALRREGITEGIYVTGNTVIDAVFETCEMLKQAPRDVLSHIAPDRKVVLITSHRRENYGSGLEEICRAIKTLSERYPHIDFVYPVHLNHHIKEPVHAMLGGMKNVHLIEPMGYPDFVALMMRSYLILTDSGGVQEEGPSLGKPVLVMRDKTERPEAISAGTAKLIGAHADQIVKETSALIDNEVAYRKMAHAVNPYGDGKASQRIVNLLTGETAENNTFRYAAG; encoded by the coding sequence ATGGTTGTTGTCGGCACCCGTCCGGAAGCCATCAAGCTGGCTCCCGTTATACGGGCAATGAAAGCAAGCCCACTTCTAGAAGTAGTTGTATGCGCAACCGGCCAGCACACGGACATGTTATTCCCGATCCTCGACTGGTTCAATATTAAACGTGATTTCACGCTCGACGTTATGAGGCACCAGCAGCCTCTTTCGCACCTCGCGGGAAAACTCCTCTCCGGTTTATTCGACGTGATTGAAGAAGTACACCCCGACACCGTCATGGTTCAGGGTGATACCACGTCGGCATTCATCGGCGGTCTGGCCGCATTCTATAGCTATGACCATTTCTGGAAAAACCAGCTGCGCAACACCCCGTTGCATATCGCTCATGTCGAAGCAGGCCTTCGCACCGGGGATAATTATTCTCCGTATCCGGAAGAAATTAACCGTAAGCTTATCGGCCATATGTGCGACTGGAGCTTCGCCCCGACTGACGAATCCGCCGCAGCCCTGCGCCGCGAAGGCATCACCGAAGGGATTTATGTCACCGGGAATACCGTAATCGATGCCGTGTTTGAAACCTGCGAAATGCTTAAACAGGCTCCCCGCGATGTCCTGTCCCATATCGCTCCGGACAGAAAAGTCGTTCTGATCACGAGCCATCGCCGTGAAAACTACGGCAGCGGCCTGGAAGAAATCTGCCGCGCGATCAAAACCCTCTCCGAGCGCTATCCGCACATCGACTTCGTCTATCCGGTGCATTTGAACCATCATATCAAGGAACCCGTGCATGCGATGCTGGGTGGCATGAAAAACGTTCATCTGATCGAACCGATGGGCTATCCCGACTTCGTTGCCCTGATGATGCGCAGCTACCTCATCCTCACCGATTCCGGCGGCGTTCAGGAAGAAGGTCCGTCACTGGGCAAACCCGTACTGGTAATGCGCGATAAAACCGAAAGGCCGGAAGCGATTTCCGCCGGAACGGCAAAGCTGATCGGCGCGCATGCCGACCAGATTGTCAAAGAAACCAGCGCGTTGATCGACAATGAAGTTGCTTACAGGAAAATGGCGCATGCCGTAAATCCTTACGGGGACGGAAAAGCCAGCCAGCGCATTGTGAACCTGCTGACCGGTGAAACCGCAGAAAATAACACATTCCGGTATGCAGCAGGTTAA
- a CDS encoding phytochelatin synthase family protein gives MRLVLFILSVVIAWSEPLFAADLINFDSAEGMKRLERSQAKVDFFPLANHFESQENKLFCGVASSVIVLNTLRLHNPAYAKPQDNALLSKAERRYMPKGFDPIYHRYSQDTLLNSHTKSRMAVLGKPVQINGKPVSDYGLQLSQLAALLRSYGLDVTERVADASLSDLVIRKELTDNLQQAGDYVLVNYSRKALGQEELGHISPLGAYDAQSDSFLVLDVNSMEFNWVWVPANDLIAAMRTFDTVENRGYLLVQEGKLQK, from the coding sequence ATGCGCCTTGTTCTTTTTATTCTTTCTGTTGTAATTGCGTGGAGTGAGCCGTTATTCGCTGCCGATCTTATCAATTTTGACAGTGCCGAGGGCATGAAGCGGCTTGAGCGTTCGCAGGCAAAAGTAGATTTCTTTCCACTCGCCAATCATTTTGAGAGCCAGGAGAATAAACTATTCTGCGGTGTGGCTTCTTCCGTAATCGTGCTCAATACACTGCGCCTGCATAATCCTGCCTACGCCAAGCCGCAGGATAATGCGCTGCTTTCCAAAGCAGAGAGGCGTTACATGCCGAAGGGATTCGATCCCATCTATCATCGTTATTCGCAGGACACTTTGCTGAACAGCCATACCAAAAGCAGGATGGCGGTGTTGGGAAAACCCGTTCAGATTAACGGCAAGCCCGTTTCCGATTACGGTCTGCAATTGTCACAGCTTGCCGCGCTGTTACGCTCATACGGCTTGGATGTTACCGAACGTGTTGCCGATGCATCGCTCAGCGATCTGGTTATCCGCAAGGAGTTGACAGATAACCTGCAGCAGGCGGGTGATTATGTGCTCGTGAATTATTCACGCAAGGCGCTTGGGCAGGAGGAGTTGGGGCATATCTCTCCGCTTGGAGCATATGACGCACAGTCTGATTCATTTCTTGTGCTGGATGTGAACTCTATGGAGTTTAACTGGGTATGGGTTCCGGCTAATGATCTGATCGCGGCCATGCGCACGTTCGACACGGTGGAGAACCGGGGGTATCTGCTGGTGCAAGAGGGGAAGCTGCAAAAATAG
- a CDS encoding DUF2671 domain-containing protein: MKPHKEDHILALNLSANSGSGKQPEHVKTPVPSKMMSEIEMLNHPAYIRQSAQLIKQALDEGCDVLQLPNGDIVTTMTKTVVTQYIWKDGRLVEVKAKPKRARKKQLPKWQDRILVAA; encoded by the coding sequence ATGAAACCGCATAAAGAAGATCACATTTTGGCTTTGAACTTATCGGCGAATTCCGGCAGCGGCAAACAACCCGAACATGTAAAAACGCCAGTTCCGTCAAAGATGATGAGCGAAATAGAAATGCTGAACCATCCGGCTTATATCCGCCAGTCCGCCCAGCTCATCAAACAGGCGCTGGATGAGGGCTGCGACGTGCTGCAACTGCCCAACGGCGATATCGTAACCACGATGACCAAAACCGTTGTGACACAATATATCTGGAAAGATGGCAGACTGGTGGAAGTAAAAGCGAAACCAAAGCGGGCAAGAAAGAAACAGCTCCCCAAATGGCAAGACAGGATACTGGTCGCAGCCTAA
- a CDS encoding polysaccharide deacetylase family protein: protein MPARQYKTYENTNTLEKALGKLHQIAACHFSKSMRSIPQDFRCVSICFDDFPETAAIAGAAALEEAGAKGTFYTCFGQLGENSPGGVLATAEQVTDLAKRGHEIGCHTYDHINCSFESTRRVTASCERNIEAAAAHNLKLANFSYPQWGMSLGAKKLVQQHYDSARSGIQGINAGESDLYCLKSVPLYERNRETVRNLIDQVATHGGWLIIYTHDVSNTPSEHGISPASFKGIIRHCVQKGIPLKTIADALKSLNADGRRSV, encoded by the coding sequence ATGCCCGCACGGCAGTATAAAACTTACGAAAACACCAATACTTTGGAAAAGGCACTGGGTAAGCTGCATCAGATAGCTGCTTGCCATTTCAGCAAATCCATGCGCAGCATTCCGCAGGATTTCCGCTGCGTCAGCATCTGCTTCGATGATTTTCCTGAGACCGCCGCCATTGCGGGCGCGGCTGCCCTGGAAGAGGCAGGCGCAAAAGGCACATTCTATACCTGTTTTGGTCAGTTGGGCGAAAATAGCCCCGGCGGAGTATTGGCAACAGCAGAGCAAGTCACGGATCTTGCAAAGCGCGGACATGAAATCGGCTGCCATACTTACGATCACATCAACTGCTCTTTTGAAAGCACACGCAGGGTTACGGCTTCCTGCGAACGTAATATCGAAGCTGCAGCTGCGCACAACCTGAAACTAGCCAATTTCTCCTATCCTCAATGGGGCATGAGCCTAGGAGCAAAGAAACTCGTGCAGCAGCATTATGATTCTGCCCGCAGCGGCATTCAGGGTATCAACGCAGGCGAATCCGATCTTTACTGCCTCAAAAGCGTTCCGCTCTACGAACGCAATAGGGAAACAGTCCGCAATCTCATAGACCAGGTTGCAACCCACGGCGGCTGGCTTATCATCTATACACATGATGTAAGCAATACACCGTCGGAGCATGGCATTTCACCTGCTTCCTTTAAAGGAATCATCCGGCACTGCGTTCAAAAAGGCATCCCGCTAAAGACAATTGCGGATGCCCTTAAATCACTGAACGCTGATGGACGCAGGAGCGTTTGA
- a CDS encoding polysaccharide biosynthesis/export family protein translates to MKAVDSLRMGIVCITMLLGASILSGCAIPGAASQDAPADVKNAAAYTLNPGDVIKLTVYMEENLNGQYTVDRHGAVTIPLIGDVEAQGLSKEQLQAKVASTLVKGGYLKTPLVTVDVISTRPFYILGEVKNPGSYVWQPSIDVFKAIATAGGYTPRAAQNKILIDRGVGDEKKRYNATEDTPVLPGDSITVRERIF, encoded by the coding sequence ATGAAAGCCGTCGATTCCTTACGCATGGGTATAGTATGCATCACGATGCTCCTGGGAGCTTCCATATTGTCTGGTTGCGCCATTCCCGGCGCTGCGTCGCAGGATGCACCTGCGGATGTTAAAAACGCCGCTGCTTATACACTGAATCCCGGCGATGTGATCAAACTGACCGTATACATGGAAGAAAACCTGAACGGCCAATACACGGTGGACCGTCATGGTGCCGTCACCATTCCTCTCATCGGCGATGTAGAGGCACAGGGCCTTTCAAAGGAACAGCTGCAGGCTAAAGTGGCCTCCACCCTTGTTAAAGGCGGTTATCTGAAAACCCCCCTCGTGACCGTAGATGTGATCAGCACGCGACCGTTCTATATCCTGGGTGAAGTAAAGAATCCGGGCAGCTACGTATGGCAGCCCTCGATTGACGTGTTCAAAGCCATCGCAACGGCAGGCGGCTATACGCCCCGCGCTGCTCAGAACAAGATCTTGATTGACCGCGGTGTCGGTGATGAAAAGAAACGTTATAACGCCACGGAAGATACTCCCGTGCTGCCGGGCGATTCTATCACCGTGCGTGAACGGATATTCTAA
- a CDS encoding outer membrane beta-barrel protein encodes MRPCRIGCFRVIASVAAGIVPFLVIPESVWAEQQQEVNPDLQSLPSNDTPAQQQLLQQLQLQRQETSTTPVDDLRKEKDQAPIPDYVPLEQKQSTTPDDVLTVRRRAIEDNLPIGVKAGGFLISPGIELQTAYDDNIFLTPSGKKSDWITDVKPALGIQSNWERNAIFLGAEGDFGFYRNNDQQSFSDYGALASGQYDIAQDTYVIVGASSVKRHQELGAVANSIGQQPVSYKTTAENVEFVRSVAAIKLDVTGQNQDISLSGGIPSGFAGFGDVLDRNDKSAGVTIKYETMPDNNIFVSTLYDRTRFSLPSGPDQTSAGTNNKLGYEFSTPRGIAGSVFGGYLYRTYEEGTSSTRKPYLGFNLGWTFTDMTKLSLFMDKDFNDETVEGAAGVVHTIHKVSLEQKLSLSLTGTVFGGMDNVDYVGGDPAFDRNTKLYYSGINFQYKLAEGIGLKPQYQYSKRTSEFASDNYTDNRVYLSLLYMY; translated from the coding sequence ATGCGGCCATGCCGTATAGGGTGTTTTCGGGTTATTGCATCGGTTGCCGCTGGCATCGTGCCTTTTCTTGTTATTCCGGAATCGGTATGGGCTGAGCAGCAGCAGGAGGTGAATCCGGATCTGCAATCGCTTCCATCCAATGATACTCCGGCACAACAGCAATTATTGCAACAGCTGCAATTGCAGCGGCAGGAAACTTCCACTACGCCTGTCGATGATTTACGCAAAGAAAAAGATCAGGCACCTATTCCTGATTACGTGCCGCTTGAGCAGAAACAATCCACAACGCCCGATGACGTGTTGACGGTCCGTAGAAGGGCAATTGAAGACAATCTGCCAATCGGCGTAAAGGCTGGCGGTTTTCTTATTAGCCCAGGCATCGAATTGCAGACGGCGTATGACGATAATATTTTCCTAACTCCCTCTGGCAAGAAATCCGACTGGATTACAGATGTCAAACCGGCGCTCGGCATACAGTCCAACTGGGAACGTAATGCTATCTTCCTGGGCGCGGAAGGTGATTTCGGCTTTTACCGTAATAACGACCAGCAAAGTTTCTCTGATTATGGTGCGCTCGCTTCCGGACAATATGATATTGCCCAGGACACCTATGTCATTGTCGGTGCTTCCAGTGTGAAGAGGCATCAGGAACTTGGAGCGGTGGCAAACAGTATCGGCCAGCAGCCGGTATCCTATAAGACGACAGCGGAGAATGTTGAATTCGTCCGCTCGGTAGCAGCCATTAAGCTTGATGTAACAGGACAGAACCAGGATATATCACTCTCCGGTGGGATTCCATCTGGGTTTGCAGGCTTTGGCGATGTGCTGGATCGCAATGATAAGAGCGCCGGTGTGACGATCAAATATGAGACCATGCCGGATAACAATATATTCGTCAGTACGCTCTATGACCGTACGCGCTTTTCGCTTCCTTCCGGACCTGACCAGACTTCCGCAGGTACGAACAATAAGCTAGGTTATGAATTCAGCACTCCGCGCGGCATTGCAGGAAGCGTTTTCGGCGGATACCTCTATCGCACTTATGAGGAAGGCACTTCCTCCACACGAAAACCCTACCTGGGTTTTAATCTCGGCTGGACATTTACAGATATGACAAAACTGTCGTTGTTCATGGATAAAGATTTTAACGATGAAACCGTCGAAGGCGCTGCCGGTGTCGTTCATACGATTCATAAAGTTTCGCTGGAGCAAAAATTATCGCTCAGCCTGACCGGAACGGTATTCGGCGGAATGGACAATGTCGATTACGTAGGCGGTGATCCTGCATTCGATCGCAATACGAAGCTCTATTACAGCGGCATCAATTTTCAATACAAGCTCGCTGAGGGTATCGGTTTGAAGCCTCAATACCAATATTCAAAAAGAACCTCTGAATTCGCCAGCGACAATTACACCGATAACCGCGTGTATCTCTCGCTGCTCTACATGTATTAG